One Corynebacterium uterequi DNA segment encodes these proteins:
- a CDS encoding HAD family hydrolase encodes MEFLTVWTASRGNVRDFVENIAAPPLGEQPQREAGEAAAAAAVEEVFGLDLDSYTAGVDTVHGARAAAGAPRLTAPDPDIPVDDGAAAFFDVDNTLIQGSSLVQLGMGMARKKFFTPTDVATMTWKQAKYRLTGSENAADVEGGRRQALEFIRGRSVAELVELGRDIVDSRMITKVYSGTRELAQMHLDAGQQVWLVTATPVHLAQILAERLGFTGALGTVPEQVDGVFTGRLVGDILHGPGKAHAVAALSALEGFDLSRCTAYSDSANDLPLLSMVGTAVAINPDRRLRGEAMNRGWIIRDYRSVRRAVKTYGVPALAAAGVTLASMRVTRAGERLRRRP; translated from the coding sequence ATGGAGTTCCTCACCGTCTGGACCGCCTCCCGGGGTAACGTCCGCGACTTCGTCGAAAACATCGCCGCCCCGCCGCTCGGCGAACAACCACAGCGCGAGGCCGGCGAGGCGGCGGCCGCCGCAGCCGTCGAGGAAGTCTTCGGGCTGGACCTCGACTCCTACACCGCCGGCGTGGACACCGTCCATGGCGCCCGGGCCGCCGCCGGCGCGCCGCGGCTGACCGCCCCGGACCCGGACATCCCCGTCGACGACGGCGCCGCCGCCTTCTTCGACGTGGACAACACGCTCATCCAGGGCTCTTCCCTGGTCCAGCTGGGGATGGGCATGGCGCGCAAGAAGTTCTTCACTCCCACCGACGTGGCCACCATGACCTGGAAGCAGGCCAAGTACCGCCTCACCGGCTCCGAAAACGCCGCCGACGTCGAGGGCGGCCGCCGCCAGGCGTTGGAATTCATCCGGGGCCGCAGCGTAGCCGAACTCGTCGAGCTCGGCCGGGACATCGTCGACTCGCGGATGATTACCAAGGTGTACTCGGGCACCCGTGAGCTCGCCCAAATGCACCTCGACGCCGGCCAACAGGTCTGGCTGGTCACCGCCACGCCGGTGCATCTGGCGCAGATCCTCGCCGAGCGCCTCGGCTTCACCGGCGCCCTCGGCACCGTCCCGGAGCAGGTCGACGGCGTGTTCACCGGCCGGCTGGTAGGCGACATCCTCCACGGCCCCGGCAAAGCCCACGCGGTGGCGGCGCTGTCCGCCCTAGAAGGCTTTGACCTGTCCCGCTGCACCGCCTATTCGGACTCCGCTAACGACCTGCCCCTGCTGTCCATGGTGGGCACCGCGGTGGCGATCAACCCGGACCGGCGGCTCCGCGGCGAGGCGATGAACCGGGGCTGGATCATCCGCGACTATCGCAGCGTGCGACGGGCGGTGAAGACCTACGGCGTGCCCGCCCTGGCCGCCGCCGGGGTCACCCTCGCCAGTATGCGGGTGACACGTGCCGGTGAGCGCCTGCGCCGACGCCCCTAG
- a CDS encoding glutaredoxin family protein — MEQVGHTRVVELMVRPGCGSCLRVEQQIRPIVADAGAQLRVVDVTASAGGELAVEFGDRVPVVVIDGEEFSCWEVDSEELAEELAAGGAEAQRRLT, encoded by the coding sequence ATGGAACAGGTAGGACACACCAGGGTGGTGGAGTTGATGGTGCGGCCGGGGTGCGGTTCCTGCCTGCGGGTCGAGCAGCAGATCCGCCCGATCGTCGCGGACGCCGGGGCGCAGCTGCGGGTGGTTGATGTGACGGCGTCGGCGGGCGGGGAGCTCGCGGTGGAGTTTGGCGACCGGGTGCCCGTCGTAGTCATCGACGGGGAGGAGTTTTCCTGCTGGGAGGTGGACAGCGAGGAGCTCGCCGAGGAGCTTGCGGCCGGCGGCGCGGAGGCGCAACGCAGGCTCACCTAA
- a CDS encoding glutamyl-tRNA reductase produces MSVLVVGMSHRSAPVSLLERLSMADDVRGGAVAKLMERSSLQEAMIVSTCNRLEVYTVTNAFHAGVSDVVAVLNEISGIDPDTLRSYLYVRYADAAAEHMMVVTSGLDSMVVGEQQIIGQVRNAYREASGAGTVGPHLHSLSQTALRTGKRVHAETGIDDAGGSMVTFALDEALRRAGRASFAGMRALVLGAGAMASLAATQLGKHGVAELVVANRTVERAERLASHAREAGVAARAIAFADRREALDGVDVVVSATGADGFTIDAADVPAERGGRGLILVDLSLPRDIDDALSEVPGVTLVNIESMHHSVTSRDSTSEAHKRAQAIVSEELQAYASEQRVRDVAPAVAALRQAANNVAESELGRLRPKLDDDAFAEVSRTVHRVVDKLLHVPTVQAKKLAAESATITYETALQQLFGLEPTPSPSVAVAADQLPSTDADRIIPPHRARA; encoded by the coding sequence GTGAGTGTCCTTGTTGTCGGTATGTCACATCGATCGGCGCCCGTTTCGCTTCTGGAGCGCCTGAGCATGGCCGACGACGTCCGCGGCGGTGCCGTCGCCAAGCTAATGGAACGCTCCTCGCTGCAGGAGGCGATGATCGTGTCCACGTGCAACCGCCTTGAGGTGTACACGGTCACCAACGCCTTCCACGCCGGAGTGTCCGACGTGGTGGCGGTTCTCAACGAGATTTCCGGTATTGACCCAGACACGCTGCGTTCCTATCTTTATGTCCGCTATGCCGACGCCGCCGCGGAGCACATGATGGTTGTCACCTCGGGGCTGGACTCCATGGTGGTGGGGGAGCAGCAGATCATCGGCCAGGTGCGCAACGCCTACCGGGAGGCGTCCGGGGCGGGCACCGTCGGGCCGCACCTGCATTCTTTGTCCCAGACCGCGCTGCGCACGGGCAAGCGGGTGCACGCGGAGACCGGGATTGACGACGCCGGCGGGTCGATGGTGACCTTCGCCCTCGACGAGGCGCTGCGCCGCGCCGGGCGGGCGTCGTTCGCGGGCATGCGCGCGCTGGTGCTGGGCGCCGGGGCGATGGCGTCGCTGGCGGCCACCCAGTTGGGCAAGCACGGCGTGGCGGAGCTGGTGGTGGCCAACCGCACTGTGGAGCGGGCGGAGCGCCTGGCCAGCCACGCCCGCGAGGCCGGGGTGGCGGCGCGCGCTATTGCCTTCGCGGATCGCCGGGAGGCGCTCGACGGGGTGGACGTGGTGGTTTCGGCCACCGGGGCGGATGGGTTCACCATCGACGCCGCGGACGTCCCGGCGGAGCGCGGCGGCCGGGGTCTCATCCTGGTCGATCTGTCCCTGCCGCGCGACATCGACGACGCTCTCAGCGAGGTCCCCGGGGTGACTCTGGTCAACATCGAGTCCATGCATCACTCGGTGACCAGCCGAGATTCCACCTCTGAGGCGCACAAGCGGGCGCAGGCCATCGTGTCGGAGGAGCTGCAGGCCTACGCCTCGGAGCAGCGGGTGCGCGACGTCGCGCCGGCGGTGGCTGCGCTGCGGCAGGCGGCGAACAATGTCGCCGAGTCGGAGCTGGGCCGGCTGCGCCCGAAGCTGGACGACGACGCCTTCGCGGAAGTCTCCCGCACCGTTCATCGCGTGGTGGACAAGCTGCTGCACGTGCCCACCGTGCAGGCGAAGAAGCTCGCGGCGGAGTCCGCCACCATCACCTACGAGACGGCCCTGCAGCAGCTCTTCGGCCTGGAACCCACGCCGTCGCCGTCGGTGGCGGTGGCCGCCGATCAGCTTCCCAGCACCGACGCCGATCGCATCATTCCGCCCCACCGCGCACGCGCCTAG
- the hemC gene encoding hydroxymethylbilane synthase yields MATLFIGTRGSKLATTQSGHVRDGLVAAGYPASLTIVTTAGDVNMAPVERIGVGVFTQALRDSLATGGCDVAVHSLKDLPTAPDARFHLITPVREDNREALIARDGLTLAQLPEGARVGTSAPRRVSQLRALRPDLDIRPLRGNIDTRMGKVTSGELDAVVLAYAGLSRVGLQERATEVFDHEVLLPAPAQGALAVECRADDDRARAAIDGLADPVAAAQVRAERAVLRELEAGCTAPVAAFSRVDGDTITVTAGVFSLDGSRRLRESESACVAEAADAGVRLARRLLAGGANRIMAG; encoded by the coding sequence ATGGCCACCTTGTTCATCGGCACCCGCGGCTCGAAGCTAGCGACCACCCAGTCCGGCCACGTCCGCGACGGCCTCGTCGCCGCCGGCTACCCGGCTTCGTTGACCATCGTGACCACCGCCGGGGACGTCAACATGGCACCGGTGGAGCGCATCGGGGTGGGGGTGTTCACCCAGGCGCTGCGCGACAGTCTCGCGACCGGCGGCTGCGACGTCGCCGTTCATTCGCTCAAGGACCTGCCGACGGCGCCCGACGCCCGCTTCCACCTCATCACCCCGGTGCGGGAGGATAACCGGGAGGCGCTCATCGCCCGCGACGGCCTCACCTTGGCGCAGCTGCCCGAGGGCGCGCGCGTGGGGACGTCGGCGCCGCGGCGGGTGTCGCAGCTGCGGGCGTTGCGCCCGGATCTCGACATTCGTCCCCTGCGGGGCAATATCGATACGCGCATGGGCAAGGTCACGAGCGGGGAGCTCGACGCGGTGGTTCTCGCCTACGCGGGGCTGAGCCGCGTCGGGCTGCAGGAGCGCGCCACGGAGGTCTTCGATCACGAGGTGCTGCTACCCGCCCCGGCGCAGGGTGCGCTGGCGGTGGAGTGCCGGGCGGACGACGACCGGGCGCGGGCCGCGATCGACGGGCTGGCCGATCCGGTGGCGGCGGCGCAGGTGCGCGCGGAACGCGCCGTGCTGCGTGAGTTGGAGGCCGGCTGCACCGCGCCGGTGGCGGCGTTCTCGCGCGTCGACGGGGACACGATCACCGTCACCGCGGGCGTGTTCTCCCTGGACGGGTCCCGCCGGCTGCGGGAGTCCGAGTCGGCTTGCGTCGCCGAGGCGGCGGACGCGGGCGTTCGGTTGGCGCGTCGCCTGCTGGCGGGTGGGGCCAACCGAATCATGGCAGGATAG
- a CDS encoding bifunctional uroporphyrinogen-III C-methyltransferase/uroporphyrinogen-III synthase, which translates to MTEASSTPQLGTIVFVGAGPGNPDLLTVRARDVLANNALAVVDAEVPGSIREIVAERLPVPQASIDAAEKLYEHLCATAKEAGARRKPPRPEEPTAAELREVANESTAAVVDQLIAAKQYVEANLTNDDVEVGDGLIIRLVSGNPLTRDSIKEEITAVSAAGLEFQVVPGMSLPSTVPSFAGIALGSTYTEAEISGDGTDWTRLAAAPQPLVLQAKAEDLAAIAEKLQAEGMEPRTPASVTVNGTTRLQRTYDTTLATLPKIKAELDGQLVVTLGTSVDERSKYSWWENRPLYGWRVLVPRSKEQAAPMSARLATYGAIPQSVPTISVEAPRNPAQMDRAIKGIIEGRYQWIVFTSVNAVRAVWEKIDTLGLDARSFAGVHLAAVGTKTAEAIRERGLTPELMPPRNRQNAAGLVDVFPNYVAEIDPVSRVLLPRADIATDVLVDGLHELEWETEDVVAYRTVRASPPPAETRDMIKSGGFDAVCFTSASTVKNLVGIAGKPHQRTIIACIGPMTAAAAEEAGLRVDVVPEIADVEHLVDALADHVAALRAAGQLPPARKKRRARRKPATVEEAPGEASQAAGE; encoded by the coding sequence ATGACTGAGGCTTCCTCGACTCCCCAGCTGGGGACGATCGTGTTCGTCGGCGCCGGACCGGGAAACCCCGACCTGCTGACCGTGCGGGCGCGGGACGTGCTCGCTAACAACGCCCTCGCCGTCGTTGACGCGGAGGTGCCCGGCAGCATCCGCGAAATCGTCGCCGAGCGGCTTCCCGTTCCCCAGGCGAGCATCGACGCGGCCGAGAAGCTCTACGAGCACCTGTGCGCCACCGCCAAGGAGGCAGGTGCCCGGCGCAAGCCGCCGCGGCCCGAGGAGCCGACGGCCGCGGAGCTGCGCGAGGTAGCGAACGAGTCGACGGCCGCCGTCGTCGACCAGCTCATCGCCGCCAAGCAGTACGTGGAAGCCAACCTCACCAACGACGACGTCGAGGTGGGCGACGGACTCATCATCCGGCTCGTGTCCGGCAACCCCCTGACCCGAGACTCCATCAAGGAGGAGATCACCGCCGTGTCCGCGGCCGGCCTCGAGTTCCAGGTCGTGCCGGGCATGTCCCTGCCGTCGACGGTGCCCTCCTTCGCCGGCATCGCCCTAGGGTCCACGTACACCGAGGCGGAAATCTCCGGCGACGGCACCGACTGGACCCGCCTAGCCGCCGCCCCGCAGCCGCTGGTGTTGCAGGCGAAGGCCGAGGACCTCGCCGCCATCGCCGAGAAACTCCAGGCGGAGGGTATGGAGCCGCGCACCCCGGCGTCCGTGACCGTCAACGGCACCACCCGGCTGCAGCGCACCTACGACACCACGCTGGCGACCCTGCCGAAGATCAAGGCCGAGCTCGACGGGCAGCTCGTTGTCACCCTGGGCACGAGCGTCGACGAACGCAGCAAGTACTCGTGGTGGGAGAACCGCCCGCTGTACGGCTGGCGCGTGCTGGTGCCGCGCTCCAAGGAGCAGGCGGCGCCCATGTCCGCCCGGCTGGCCACCTACGGCGCCATCCCGCAGTCCGTGCCGACCATCTCCGTGGAGGCGCCGCGCAACCCGGCGCAGATGGACCGCGCCATCAAAGGCATCATCGAGGGCCGCTACCAGTGGATCGTCTTCACCTCGGTCAACGCGGTACGCGCCGTGTGGGAGAAGATCGACACCTTGGGCCTCGACGCCCGCTCCTTCGCCGGGGTGCACCTGGCCGCGGTGGGGACCAAGACGGCCGAGGCGATCCGGGAACGAGGACTGACCCCGGAGCTCATGCCGCCGCGCAACCGCCAGAACGCCGCCGGGCTCGTGGACGTGTTCCCCAACTACGTCGCGGAGATCGACCCGGTGTCCCGCGTGCTGCTACCACGGGCGGACATCGCCACCGACGTGCTCGTCGACGGCCTGCATGAGCTGGAGTGGGAGACCGAGGACGTGGTCGCCTACCGGACCGTGCGCGCCTCCCCGCCGCCGGCCGAGACCCGGGACATGATTAAGTCCGGCGGGTTCGACGCGGTGTGTTTCACCTCCGCGTCGACGGTGAAGAACCTCGTCGGCATCGCGGGCAAACCGCACCAGCGCACCATCATCGCGTGCATCGGCCCGATGACGGCGGCCGCCGCGGAGGAGGCCGGCCTGCGGGTCGACGTCGTCCCCGAGATCGCCGACGTCGAGCACCTCGTCGACGCCCTCGCCGACCACGTGGCCGCCCTGCGTGCCGCGGGCCAACTGCCGCCGGCGCGCAAGAAGCGTCGCGCCCGGCGCAAGCCCGCCACCGTCGAGGAGGCCCCGGGAGAAGCCAGCCAGGCCGCGGGAGAATAA
- the hemB gene encoding porphobilinogen synthase: MADSRQNPRTPLSPYRRPRRLRTTPALRALTAETRLHPSDFILPMFFADGISEPREISSMPGVYQHTLDSLKAAVAEAREAGVLCVDLFGVPLAEDKDATGSVGWAEDGVLNRAVAALREEFGDDVIVMADTCLDEFTDHGHCGVVAEDRFGRLMVDNDATLELYQKMAVSQAAAGAHVVSPSGMMDGQVRAIREALDDAGYADVAIMAYSAKYASAFFGPFREAVGSSLKGDRRTYQQDPANLKESLLETQLDIDEGADFVMVKPALPYLDVLAAVAEMSPVPVAAYQVSGEYAMIEAASRNGWVDRDRVMMESLTSIKRAGAEQILSYYAVSAARLLNSGEY; encoded by the coding sequence GTGGCTGACTCCCGTCAGAACCCCCGCACACCGCTCTCGCCGTACCGCCGCCCCCGCCGCCTGCGCACCACCCCGGCGCTGCGGGCGCTGACGGCCGAGACGCGCCTGCACCCGTCGGACTTCATCCTGCCGATGTTCTTCGCCGACGGGATCAGCGAGCCCCGGGAGATCTCATCGATGCCGGGGGTGTACCAGCACACCCTCGACTCGCTCAAGGCCGCCGTCGCCGAGGCGCGCGAGGCCGGCGTGCTCTGCGTTGACCTCTTCGGCGTTCCCCTCGCAGAAGACAAGGACGCCACCGGTTCCGTCGGCTGGGCCGAGGACGGCGTCCTCAACCGCGCTGTAGCCGCCCTGCGCGAGGAGTTCGGCGACGACGTCATCGTCATGGCCGATACCTGCCTGGACGAGTTCACCGACCACGGCCACTGCGGCGTTGTCGCCGAGGATCGCTTCGGGCGCCTCATGGTGGATAACGACGCGACCCTGGAGCTGTATCAGAAGATGGCCGTGTCCCAGGCCGCGGCCGGTGCCCACGTCGTCAGCCCCTCGGGCATGATGGACGGCCAGGTCCGCGCCATCCGGGAGGCGCTCGACGACGCCGGGTATGCTGACGTCGCCATCATGGCGTACTCGGCGAAGTACGCTTCGGCCTTCTTCGGGCCCTTCCGCGAGGCCGTCGGCTCCAGCCTGAAGGGGGATCGCCGCACGTACCAGCAGGACCCGGCGAACCTCAAGGAGTCGCTGCTGGAAACCCAGCTCGACATCGACGAGGGGGCGGACTTCGTCATGGTCAAGCCGGCCCTGCCGTACCTCGACGTGCTGGCCGCCGTGGCCGAGATGTCCCCGGTGCCCGTGGCTGCCTACCAAGTCTCGGGCGAGTACGCCATGATCGAGGCCGCCTCCCGCAACGGGTGGGTGGACCGGGACCGGGTGATGATGGAGTCCCTGACCTCCATCAAGCGCGCCGGCGCGGAGCAGATCCTTAGCTACTACGCCGTCTCAGCGGCACGGCTGCTGAACTCCGGGGAGTACTAG